A single window of Pseudomonas benzenivorans DNA harbors:
- a CDS encoding zinc-dependent alcohol dehydrogenase family protein, whose translation MKAWQATPPFGFDALRLIDLPRPTPGPRQVLIKVQAAALNYRDLEMATGTYQGQPQQAFTLLSDGAGQVVEVGAAVTRFSPGERVIGCFWQGWEAGRLSDSAALPLGGPLDGMLSEYVLLDERGVVPCPAHLSMEEAATLPCAALTAWQALVVEGQLKAGDWVLLQGTGGVSLFAFQFALLHGARVIVSSSQDDRLKRLAKLGATGLINYRSTAIWHEQVMAITDGYGVDHVLEVGGPRSFTQSLQSLHPSGQVNVIGYLGGHQGEINPLLILQRNARVRGISVGPRQSFESMNHAIEASGLRPMIDSMHDWLKLPGALAHLQSGRHFGKVVLRITAD comes from the coding sequence ATGAAAGCCTGGCAGGCAACGCCGCCGTTCGGGTTCGATGCGCTACGGCTAATCGACTTGCCGCGGCCCACGCCCGGCCCGCGGCAAGTACTGATCAAGGTGCAGGCTGCTGCGCTGAATTACCGTGACCTAGAGATGGCGACTGGCACCTACCAGGGCCAGCCACAACAGGCGTTCACCTTGCTCTCCGATGGTGCCGGTCAAGTGGTCGAGGTAGGGGCGGCGGTCACGCGCTTCTCGCCGGGCGAGAGGGTGATCGGCTGTTTCTGGCAGGGCTGGGAGGCTGGCCGACTGAGCGACAGTGCTGCACTGCCGCTTGGCGGCCCGCTCGACGGAATGCTCAGCGAGTATGTGCTGCTCGATGAGCGGGGAGTGGTGCCTTGCCCGGCGCATTTGTCCATGGAAGAGGCCGCCACCTTGCCCTGTGCCGCATTGACGGCCTGGCAGGCACTTGTAGTCGAGGGCCAATTGAAGGCCGGCGACTGGGTGCTGCTGCAAGGCACAGGTGGAGTGTCATTGTTTGCCTTTCAGTTCGCGTTGCTGCATGGCGCGCGGGTGATCGTCAGCTCCAGCCAGGACGACAGGCTAAAGCGTTTGGCAAAGCTGGGGGCGACCGGGCTGATTAACTACCGCAGTACGGCCATTTGGCATGAGCAGGTCATGGCCATTACCGACGGCTATGGCGTCGACCATGTACTCGAGGTGGGTGGCCCGCGCAGCTTTACGCAGTCGTTGCAGTCTCTGCATCCCAGTGGGCAGGTCAATGTGATCGGCTATTTGGGCGGTCACCAGGGCGAGATTAACCCGCTGCTGATCCTGCAACGTAATGCCCGAGTACGCGGTATCTCGGTTGGGCCGCGCCAGTCGTTCGAATCGATGAACCATGCCATCGAGGCCAGTGGCTTGCGGCCGATGATCGATAGTATGCATGACTGGCTCAAGCTGCCAGGCGCCTTAGCTCATCTGCAGTCGGGGCGACACTTTGGCAAGGTGGTGCTGCGGATCACTGCCGACTGA
- the leuC gene encoding 3-isopropylmalate dehydratase large subunit produces MGAQTLYDKLWDRHRIEDLADGSTLLYIDRHLLHEVTSPQAFSNLRLAQRKPWRVDTSLATPDHNVPTINREQGLGGISDRIARQQIAVLESNSSEFGIPLFALDDMRQGIVHVVGPEQGLTLPGMTLVCGDSHTATHGALAALAHGIGSSEVEHVLATQTLRSRKLKNYRIRVEGQLALGVTAKDLALHIIGLIGSAGGSGHAIEFCGPAIESMSMEARMTLCNMSIEAGARVGLIAYDQITEQYVRGRPLAPTAEHWEAAVSYWRETLHSDSNAQFDQELLVQADDILPQVTWGTSPEMVMSINGHVPTLGMARDALQRMDWERALTYMDLRPGQSLVGVAVDRIFIGSCTNGRIEDLRAAAEVLRGRRVHDRIRQALVVPGSGLVRLQAEREGLDRVFKAAGFEWRSPGCSMCLGMNADRLNPGERCAATSNRNFEGRQGKGGRTHLMSPAMAAAAAVAGELTDFRNL; encoded by the coding sequence GTGGGAGCACAAACGCTCTACGACAAGCTCTGGGATCGTCATCGGATCGAAGATCTGGCCGATGGATCCACACTGCTTTATATCGACCGCCACCTGCTGCACGAAGTGACATCGCCGCAGGCCTTCTCCAATTTGCGTCTAGCCCAGAGGAAGCCCTGGCGCGTGGACACCAGTTTGGCGACACCCGATCACAACGTGCCGACCATAAACCGCGAACAGGGCCTGGGCGGTATCAGCGATCGTATCGCCCGACAGCAGATCGCTGTGCTGGAAAGTAACAGTAGCGAGTTTGGCATCCCGCTGTTCGCGCTCGACGACATGCGCCAGGGCATCGTCCATGTGGTCGGTCCCGAACAGGGACTGACCTTGCCGGGCATGACCTTGGTGTGTGGAGACTCGCACACTGCGACCCACGGCGCACTGGCAGCCCTGGCCCATGGTATCGGCAGTAGTGAGGTCGAGCATGTTTTGGCGACCCAGACGTTACGCAGCCGCAAGCTGAAGAACTATCGCATTCGTGTCGAAGGGCAACTTGCACTGGGCGTTACCGCCAAGGATCTGGCCCTGCACATCATTGGGTTGATCGGCAGCGCCGGTGGCAGCGGGCATGCAATTGAGTTCTGCGGTCCTGCGATCGAGTCGATGTCGATGGAAGCGCGCATGACTCTGTGCAACATGAGCATCGAGGCAGGCGCGCGCGTAGGCCTGATTGCATATGACCAGATCACAGAACAGTACGTGCGTGGCCGCCCGCTGGCGCCGACGGCGGAACATTGGGAAGCGGCCGTCTCCTACTGGCGGGAAACGCTGCACTCGGATAGTAACGCGCAGTTTGACCAGGAGCTACTAGTCCAGGCTGACGACATTCTTCCGCAGGTAACCTGGGGCACCTCGCCGGAAATGGTTATGTCGATTAATGGCCACGTCCCGACTCTGGGCATGGCGCGGGATGCGTTGCAGCGTATGGATTGGGAGCGTGCGCTGACATACATGGACCTGCGGCCGGGCCAGTCGCTGGTCGGTGTGGCGGTGGACCGCATCTTCATTGGTTCCTGCACCAATGGCCGCATCGAGGACCTACGCGCAGCGGCCGAAGTGTTGCGGGGTCGTCGCGTGCACGACCGTATTCGCCAGGCGCTGGTGGTACCGGGCTCCGGCCTCGTTCGCCTGCAGGCCGAGCGTGAAGGGCTAGACCGTGTCTTCAAGGCAGCCGGTTTCGAGTGGCGCTCCCCTGGCTGTTCCATGTGCCTGGGGATGAACGCTGATCGGCTGAATCCCGGTGAGCGTTGCGCGGCGACCTCCAACCGCAATTTTGAAGGTCGCCAGGGCAAGGGCGGGCGCACCCACCTTATGTCGCCCGCCATGGCCGCCGCGGCTGCCGTGGCGGGTGAACTGACTGACTTCAGGAACCTATGA
- a CDS encoding sigma 54-interacting transcriptional regulator, producing the protein MEFANAEPDQVRICLIGNSKLSQVVHSLIPEFESLASITIIDNIFNDAVKAARDLIDQQQVDIFISAGANAFYLQDTLPIPVLALKVEQTDLIQAVLTARRISSKILLLSYERQEFNVELLSLFDGIKLTHHTYSTAEHAKEIFHSVRGEGFGVVIGSSYACDLAEHAGLQSVLLYSRESCRNLLRKAIRQAGQHKREQQQMAIGQFLLEQNQQPQILTNRSGGVVAWNAAASTLIPTISRRRRLDGVLDSKMLGALSLRAEGLLLGDRLCSLNKQPFELDGEPVGFLYSFQLSPLAVPQDDGRRLVFQSSRMAEVQNQLIVYGATPGTVLIRGETGTGKELAARQVHAASANSNGPFVAINCAAIPAELFESELFGYADGAFTSAKSGGKSGLLENANDGTFFMDEINSLPLPQQAKLLRVLQEREVSPVGARRPISLNIKFVAACNVDLMDEVRAGRFREDLYYRISTFAVHIPPLRERVEDIPLLTSYLMRREGLRYALEVEPDALIKGVTTVFRRYHWPGNVRQLENVVERLIVSQRLYGSWEALVDALPRVVPELYAPLGEGEKCGHLHHVEQEEIVKALQVFGGNKSMAAEYLGISQTTLWRRLKRLQSGEGQA; encoded by the coding sequence GTGGAATTCGCCAACGCAGAACCCGACCAGGTCAGGATTTGTCTGATCGGCAACTCGAAATTGAGCCAGGTAGTGCACAGCCTGATTCCAGAGTTCGAATCGCTGGCTAGCATCACCATAATCGACAACATCTTCAATGATGCGGTCAAGGCGGCCCGTGACCTGATTGATCAGCAACAAGTTGATATCTTTATCAGCGCCGGGGCCAACGCCTTCTACCTGCAGGACACGTTGCCGATCCCGGTGCTGGCGCTAAAGGTGGAGCAGACAGACCTGATCCAGGCGGTGCTCACCGCACGACGCATCTCCTCGAAGATCCTGCTGCTCAGCTACGAGCGGCAGGAATTCAATGTCGAACTGCTCAGCCTGTTCGACGGGATCAAGCTAACTCACCACACATACAGTACCGCCGAGCACGCCAAGGAAATCTTCCACAGCGTGCGCGGTGAGGGCTTTGGCGTGGTCATCGGATCCAGCTACGCCTGCGACTTGGCCGAGCACGCAGGGTTGCAGTCGGTTCTGCTGTACTCGCGCGAGTCGTGCCGCAACCTGCTTCGCAAGGCAATTCGCCAAGCCGGTCAACACAAGCGTGAGCAACAGCAGATGGCTATCGGTCAATTCCTTCTGGAACAGAATCAGCAACCGCAGATCCTGACCAACCGCAGCGGCGGGGTGGTTGCGTGGAACGCGGCGGCCAGCACGCTGATTCCCACCATCAGTCGGCGTCGGCGCCTGGATGGTGTGCTCGACAGCAAGATGCTTGGTGCTCTGAGCCTCCGGGCCGAAGGCCTGTTGCTAGGCGACCGTTTGTGCAGTCTGAATAAGCAGCCATTTGAACTCGACGGCGAGCCTGTCGGTTTCCTCTATAGCTTTCAACTGAGCCCGCTGGCAGTACCGCAGGACGACGGCCGGCGCCTGGTGTTCCAGTCCAGCCGTATGGCAGAAGTTCAGAACCAGCTGATCGTATACGGCGCGACGCCTGGCACTGTGCTGATCCGCGGCGAAACTGGCACTGGTAAGGAGCTGGCGGCGCGTCAGGTGCACGCCGCCAGCGCCAACTCTAATGGGCCGTTCGTAGCGATCAACTGCGCGGCGATCCCGGCTGAGCTTTTCGAATCGGAACTGTTCGGTTACGCGGATGGTGCTTTCACCAGCGCGAAGAGCGGCGGCAAGTCCGGTCTGCTCGAGAACGCCAACGACGGCACCTTCTTCATGGACGAAATCAATTCGTTACCCCTGCCACAGCAGGCCAAGCTGCTGCGCGTATTGCAGGAGCGCGAGGTGAGCCCGGTAGGCGCGCGCCGGCCAATCTCGCTGAACATCAAGTTCGTCGCGGCCTGCAACGTCGACCTGATGGACGAAGTCCGTGCCGGGCGCTTCCGCGAAGACCTGTACTACCGCATCAGCACCTTTGCCGTGCACATCCCGCCGTTACGCGAGCGGGTCGAAGACATTCCGCTGCTTACCAGCTACCTGATGCGCCGCGAAGGCCTGCGCTATGCCCTCGAGGTGGAGCCGGACGCGCTGATCAAGGGTGTAACAACGGTGTTTCGTCGTTATCACTGGCCAGGCAACGTGCGCCAACTGGAGAACGTCGTGGAAAGGCTAATCGTCTCGCAGCGCCTCTACGGCAGTTGGGAGGCGTTGGTCGACGCGTTGCCACGGGTGGTGCCAGAGCTCTATGCACCGCTTGGCGAAGGAGAGAAATGTGGACATCTGCATCACGTAGAGCAGGAGGAAATCGTCAAGGCACTGCAAGTGTTCGGCGGCAACAAGAGCATGGCCGCAGAGTACTTAGGCATCAGCCAGACCACATTGTGGCGCCGCCTCAAGCGCCTGCAGAGTGGGGAGGGTCAAGCATGA
- the leuD gene encoding 3-isopropylmalate dehydratase small subunit, whose product MQPLIIHQGIIIPLNRANIDTDMLLPKQYLKSLEASGFGGFLFDDERYLDPGEIDTSLDKRRENPNFILNQSPYRQGSVVLAQANFGCGSSREHAVWALRDFGLRVVIAPSFGDIFRNNCFNNGVLPMVLEQGVVDELFVQTEAQPGLQAKVDVERRLLSIGDGVWSFELDEGRRQRLLNGLDEVGESLHFGPQISAYEERRRVSEPWLFRS is encoded by the coding sequence ATGCAGCCGCTGATCATTCACCAGGGCATCATCATTCCGTTGAACCGGGCCAACATAGACACCGACATGTTGCTGCCCAAGCAGTACCTCAAGAGCCTCGAGGCCTCGGGGTTCGGTGGTTTCCTGTTTGATGACGAGCGTTACCTCGACCCCGGGGAAATTGACACGTCGCTGGACAAGCGCCGCGAGAACCCGAACTTCATCCTCAACCAGTCGCCCTATCGCCAGGGCAGCGTGGTGTTGGCTCAGGCCAACTTCGGCTGCGGTTCCAGCCGTGAGCACGCAGTTTGGGCATTGCGCGATTTCGGCTTGCGGGTGGTCATCGCCCCTAGTTTCGGCGATATCTTCCGCAACAATTGTTTCAACAACGGCGTGCTGCCTATGGTGCTGGAGCAGGGTGTGGTGGACGAGCTTTTCGTTCAGACCGAGGCGCAGCCTGGGCTGCAGGCCAAGGTTGATGTCGAGCGGCGCTTACTTTCAATTGGGGATGGAGTATGGTCCTTCGAACTCGATGAAGGACGCCGTCAGCGCTTGCTAAACGGCCTCGATGAGGTGGGCGAGAGCCTGCACTTCGGGCCGCAGATCAGCGCGTACGAGGAGCGCCGCCGGGTCAGTGAGCCCTGGCTTTTTCGTAGCTGA